TTGGCGCAGAGCGCCTTCACCGCGAGGTCGAAGCGGACCAGGGAGGGCGGGTCCGAGGGGCCGAGCAGCTGTTCCTTGAGCTCGGCACGGGCCTGCGTGAAACGGTCCTTCTCGGGGTTGCGGACCGACTCCAGCAGCGCCGGCACACCGTCCGCCTTGGGTGTCAGCACGACACCCGCGGAGACGGTCGGGAACGCCGCCCGGAACGCCACCTCCGGCAGACCCGACGTGTTGGCGACCGAGTACGGCTTCTCGCTCGACAGCCAGTCGGAGACCACCGACGAGACATCGCTGATCAGCAGGTCCGACGCGTTGAAGCAGGCGAAGATCGCGGGCCGCGCCTCGGTGATGATCCGGTGCTCCCACTCCGGGAACGACGCCCAGTACGCCCTCTCCCAGGCCAGCGTCGCCTCGGCGATGGCCGCCTCACGGTCCCCGCTCGGCGTGCCCTGCAGCAGCATCCGCTCCATCTCGTCCGCGCTGGCCCGGAACGACGTCGAGGTCAGCTTGTCCAACTCGGCCGTGCGGCGAGCGAGTTCGGCGGCGGCCTCGGGACCGGGGCGAGCCCCGGACCGCTTGGTGTTGGCCTCCCGGATCATCGCCTTGATCCGCTCGTTCGCGGCACCCGCGCGCGGGTCGACCGAGCCGGTCATCGGGTGCGGCTTGTACAGCAGTCGGACCTTGTCGTCGGCGAGGAGCTGCCGGACGATGTTCTCGCCGGCCAGGACCACGGACGTGTTGCCGGGGTTGCCGTCCCAGCCCTCCCAGGTGGGGGCGTAGAGGACGGTGGTGTACGCGCCGGTCGGCGGGCCCGCGTACGGGCGGATCGGCGCCAGCTGCGGGCGGCCGACCTCGACGATGTCCTTGTCCTCCACCCCGACCTCGGCGAGCGCGTACCGCTCGCGCGCCGCGGGACCGGCGACCCACACCTCGTCGTACGCCTTGGCGTACGGGTTGCAGGACGACAGCTTGTCGCTCTCGCCGTGGTTGATGAAGGCGTGCTTGATCGTGGGGATGCGCAGCACCTGGGACGTCTTCGCGGCGTTGGCCGGGTGGAGCATCATCTTCAGCGTCGAGTTCTCCAGGGAGAACATCGTCGAGACCTTCGGGAAGCAGATGACCGGCACGTCGGTCGCGTCGATCTTCTGCACCATGAAGCGTTCACGCAGCACGATCAGCGGCTTCTCCAGCTGGGAGAGTGTCGAGAGCCACATGTTCGCCTGGTACGCCGACGTCGTACCGCCGGAGAAGTACATCGCGGTGGTCGGCCGGTACTCGGCGAGCCATCCGTCCAGCCACTCCATGACCTGCTGCTCGTTCTTCGCGCGCTTCTTCGGCAGCAGCCAGGTCGCGAGGTACGCGGTGCCCAGGAAGAGCAGCGCGAGCCCGGCGCCGACGCCGACGAAGCCCCAGACGGCGTCCTTCGTGGCCGCGGTGAGCAGCAGGCCGGCCGTGACCGGTAGGGAGAAGGTCAGCAGCCGGTGGGCCTGGCGGCGGGCCAGGATGCGCGGCGGGGAGGCGGTCAGGCGCAGGGCGGAGGCGTCGATGTTGCGGGTGACGATCGGCAGGGTCCGGGTGCGGCGGACCAGCACCGAGACGGCCTGGCAGGCGAAGTGCACCGCGTAGAACGCGATGAGGGCGACCAGGAGCGGGGCCTGCTCGCGCAGCGGATCGATGCCGTCGATGCGCAGCAGCCCCACCAGGATCAGCATGTCGCGGAGCAGCTGGCGCACCAGCGCGTCGAAGCGGACCTTGCTCAGCGGTGCGAGCAGTCCGGGATCCCGGTACTGGAGGAACGTGTCCAGGACGAGGCCCGCCGCGCCGGCGGCGACGAACACGGGGATGTTCGGCAGCAGCGCGGAGACGATCTGGGCCGTGAAGAGCGCGAACATCGCGAGCAGCGCTGAGAGCTGCGCGATGCGGCGGGGTGCGAGGCCTGCGGAGGGCACGGGCTGGGCTCCTGCGGAGGGTGCGACGGATGAAGGGGGGAGGGTGAGTCGGGGGTGGCCTGAGGAGGCCGATCCCTGACCGTATGACCTAGGGAGGCCGAGGAGCAATCTCCCGAGGGCGCAATAGTCGCTAGTCGGACATTACGCCTGGAACCTTGAGCGACGTCACAGCATCTCCTCATCAAGGCCTCCGAGCCGGAGTGCCCCCGTCCGGCCCGGCGCGTCGCGCCGTCCGCCCCTCGAAATGAGAACGCGTCCGGTCCGTCCGCTCCCGTAGATTGCGCAGTGCACACACCGGGCTGGTTCGGAACATTGGGGATACAGGTGTCAGCGGCAAGGCAGGGAGTGCGGGACGCGCACCGGATCGTCGTCAAGGTGGGCTCCTCGTCGTTGACGACGGCCTCCGGGGGCCTGGACGCGGACCGGGTGGACGCCCTCGTGGACGTCCTCGCCAAGGTCCGCAGCGGCGGTGAGCGGGAGATCGTGCTGGTCTCGTCGGGCGCCATCGCCGCCGGGCTCGCGCCCCTGGGCCTGCGCCGCCGCCCCAAGGACCTCGCCCGCCAGCAGGCCGCAGCCAGCGTCGGCCAGGGCCTGCTGGTGGCCCGCTACACCGCCTCCTGCGCCCGCTACGGCATCCGGGTCGGCCAGGTGCTCCTCACCTCCGACGACATGAGCCGCCGGGCCCACCACCGCAACGCCTCCCGCACCCTCGACAAGCTCCTCGCGATGGGCGCGCTGCCGGTCGTCAACGAGAACGACACCGTCGCCACGGACGAGATCCGCTTCGGTGACAACGACCGCCTCGCCGCCCTCGTCGCCCACCTCGTCCGGGCGGACCTGCTGGTCCTGCTGTCGGACGTGGACGGCGTGTACGACGGCGACCCCAGCAGGCCCGGTACGTCGCGGATAGCGGAGGTACGGGGCCCCGAGGACCTCGCGCACGTGGAGATCGGCAGCGCCGGCAAGGCGGGCGTCGGCACCGGCGGCATGGTCACCAAGGTCGAGGCGGCCGGCATCGCCACCGGCGCCGGCATCCCCGTGGTCCTGACCAGCGCCGTCCACGCGGCGGACGCGCTCGCCGGCGGCGACACCGGCACGTACTTCCACCCGACCGGCAGGCGGTCCGCCGACCGGCTGCTGTGGCTCCAGCACGCCTCCACGCCGCAGGGCGCGCTCGTCCTCGACGAAGGCGCCGTCCGCGCGGTCGTCGAGCGACGTACGTCACTGCTGCCGGCCGGTATCGCGGCCGTCGAGGGCGACTTCACCGCCGGTGACCCCGTGGAGCTGCGCGACGGCACGGGTCGGGCCGTCGCGCGCGGGCTGGTGAACTTCGACGCCAAGGAGATCCCCCAGCTGATCGGCCGCTCGACCCGGGAACTGGCGCGCGAGCTGGGTCCCGCGTACGAACGAGAGGTCGTACACAGGGACGACCTCGTCCTCCTGCATCCCTGACCAGGGGCCTCCCGGAGGGGGCCGCGGCACGGGCCCCGGCGGTGCGCGTTCCGTAAAACCGCCACGCGAAGCCCCTGAGCCTGCTCAACTTTGTCTCAGGGAGATTCCGCACGCCCTATTGCACGACCTATTGCCAGGCACGACATCGTTGCGAAGGAGGCCGTCGTGAGACGAGTACGCCCCGGGGCCGCGGCGTCCCGTGGTGGTGGTACCTCCCGTGCGGCCGGCGAGGAGCGGACGCTCACCAGCGTCGCGGCCTCGGACACGTACGAGGGCGACAGCGTCGAGGAGCCGCAGGACCTGCCCCGCCTGTGGCACGTCACGCTGAGCCTCTCGGGACCCGAGGCCCCCCTCAAGGAGGTGCGGCGCGGCCTGGAACAGCTCGCCCACGACCACCCCTTTCTGCTGACCAGCCGCTATGCCCACGACCACGCCGAGATCCGCTACTGGGAGGAGGCCCGCGACCTCCACGACGCGGCCGCCGTCGCCCTGCGCCTGTGGGGTGAGCACCGCCGGACGGCCGGGCTGCCGCCCTGGGAGATCGTCGGCCTGGAGGTCATCGACCGCCAGACGTACCACCAGCGCATCGCCGAGGGCTACGGACCCGCCCCGGCCACGCCCGTGGGGGTCCACCCGTACTGACCGTCCCGCCGGAAGCCCGCCCCGTCCCGCCGGAAGGCGTGGGAAGTTCCCCGGCGGTGTCCCCTCGCACTGTCCTCCGCCACGTCCTCCGTGGACGTGACGCGCGCGTGTCTCGCGCTGTGGAACACGCGAGGAACCCCTCCGCCGGGCGGACTACCCTTCCTGTATGACCTCGCTCTCGCCGTACGACTCCATGACGCCGGTCAACCGCGCCGCCTACCGTGCCAAGGCCGCCGCCGCCGACCTCGCGCCGCTCCCGCGCGCCCACAAGGACGACGCGCTGCTCGCCATCGCCGACGCGCTGGAAGTCCGTACGAGTGAAATCGTCGAGGCGAACGCCAAGGACATCGAGCGGGCCCGGGAGGCCGGCACCAGCGAGGCGATCGTCGACCGGCTGACGCTGACCCCGGAGCGGATCCGCGCGATCGCCGCCGACGTCCGCGACGTGGCCGCGCTGCCCGACCCGGTCGGCGAGGTCGTGCGCGGCTCCACCCTCCCCAACGGCATCGACCTGCGGCAGGTCCGCGTCCCGCTCGGCGTCGTCGGCATCATCTACGAGGCCCGCCCGAACGTGACCGTGGACGCCGCCGCCCTCTGCCTGAAGTCCGGCAACGCGGTCCTGCTGCGCGGCTCCTCCTCCGCCCACGAGTCCAACACCGCCCTCGTACGGGTCCTGCGGGACGCCGTCGGCGGCGCGGGCCTGCCCGCCGACGCCGTCCAGCTGGTCCCCGGTGAGAGCCGCGAGTCGGTACGCGAGCTGATGCGCGCCCGCGGACTGGTCGACGTGCTCATCCCGCGCGGCGGCGCCTCCCTGATCCGCACGGTCGTCGAGGAGTCCACCGTCCCGGTGATCGAGACCGGTACCGGCAACTGCCACGTCTACGTCGACGCGAACGCCGACCTCGACACGGCGGTCGAGATCCTGATCAACTCCAAGGCCCACCGCGTCAGCGTCTGCAACGCCGCCGAGACCCTCCTCGTCCACCAGGACATCGCCCCCGAGTTCCTGCCCCGCGCCCTCGACGCGCTCGCCGACGCCGGGGTCACGGTCCACGCCGACGAGCGCGTCATGGCCTACGCCAAGGACTCCAAGGCCACGGTCGTCGAGGCCACCACGGAGGACTGGGAGACCGAGTACCTGTCGTACGACATCGCCGCCGCCGTGGTCGACTCGCTCGACCGGGCCGTGGAGCACATCCGGCTGTGGAGCTCCGGCCACACCGAGGCGATCGTGACGACCTCCCAGCAGGCCGCCCGCCGCTTCACCCAGCTGGTCGACTCCACCACGGTCGCCGTCAACGCCTCGACGCGCTTCACCGACGGCGGTCAGTTCGGATTCGGCGCCGAGATCGGCATCTCCACGCAGAAGCTGCACGCCCGCGGTCCGATGGGTCTGCCCGAGCTGACCAGCACGAAGTACATCGTCACCGGTGACGGACACGTCCGCCGCTAGGCCGAGGCGGGACGTGTGGGACGTCGGCCGGTTCCTGTGAACAGGCCGGCGTCCAGCTGGCACAACGGATGAATTTCCATACCGTCTGCCCAAATTGACCACCCAGGTCTACTCTGGATCCGTGCCGGAGGACGTGGGGGGCACGCCGTTCCCGGACGGCTGGGAGCCCGACGACGACCGCGACCGCGGGGGTATGGACGAAGAGTTCGCCTCCGTGGTCTTCGACGAGGACTTCGTCCGGGCGGCCGTGGTACACGAGCCGACCGCTGTCGAACGTCTGCTCGCAGCGGCGGAGGCCCGTGCCGCCGCCCAGGAGGCCGAAGCCCGCCGGGCGCACTCCAGAGGCGTGCGCGGCGACGACGACCGTTACGACGACGGCTTCGGCCCCGACGGCCCCGGTTTCGGCCACGGCCGCGACGACGACCCGGACGACTTCGACGACACCGAGATCCTGGAAGGCCGCTACGGTCCCGACGGCCTCTACGGCAGGCCGTACGGCAAGCAGACCCGCTGGCACCGGCCCGTGGCCTGGGTCCTCGCCCTCGTGATGGGCATCGGCATGGTCGCGCTGGCCTTCACCGCGGTCTACCGGGGCGCCTCGTCCGGGCGTGGCGAGATCACGCCGCCTGCCACCAGCGGCGTCGAACAGAAAACCCCGACCGGGCCCTCCGCCTCCGCGGACTACTCCCAGCCGGTGGTCTCCGCGGATCCCCGCATGCCCTGACCAGGCCTCGTACGGGTCCTGCCGGGCCGTTCGGTGACGCTGCCCGAACCTGGTGAGGACCTGTCAGAAGTTGTCCTGGACCACGGCGTTTACCGAGGCCTTCGAAGACCTACTCTCCAAGTATGGGCGGGCCAGGAAACCCACCTGAGGGGACTCCCGAGGGCGCCCCCGGCGGTGGAGAGGACGAATACCGATCCGTCGTCTTCGACGAATCGTTCGTCCGTGCTGCCCGCCTCCAGGAGTTCTCCGCCGACGAGCGCCTCTCCGACCACGCCCCGGCCGTGCGCCGCCGCCCGCCCATCCGCCGCGGCCTCTCCCGCCAGGTCCTGGTCCTCGTCCTGCTGATCGCCCTCGCCTTCGGCACCGCGATCTACATGGGCGTCCGTCACCCGTACGACACCCCGGCCGCCGGGCCCACCGAGCCGCTCAGGATGACGGTGATCCCGCTCTCCCCGCAGTCCGCGGTGCCGGGCGCCCCGGACGCGGAGACGCTGTACGCGCACAGTCCCGCCGCCCAGTTCCGGATCGGCGCCGAGGGCATCACGATGCCGGCCACCCGGCGCACCGCGCACTTCACCGACAGCCAGGTCGTGTCCGCGCTGACCATCGCCAAGGAGTACCTGGTCGCCTCCGCGCTCGACCCCGAGGTCCTCGGCGGCGCCACCGTCCAGCCCGTGCGGCGGCTGGTCGACTCCGACCAGCTCGACCAGTTCGAGCAGAGTTTCGACCAGCCGACGGCGGACGGGCGGCACGCCCCCACCGGCTGGCTGGTCCGCTTCGACCCGTCCCGCGCGGAACTCGCCGACCGGCGGATCCGCGTCCACGGCACCCTCCAGGCCGCCGAGTTCGACTCCGGCACGCTGGAGGTCGTCGCCGCCCACACTCTCGTGTACGCGCTGCGGCCGACCGGCGACAAGGCCGACGCCGAGGCCTCCCTGTTCACCGTCCGGCGCGAGCTGCACTTCCGCTTCGACCAGGACGATCTGCGCACCCACCAGGCCGAGGTCGTCGTCTCCTACGTCCAGGCCGGGCCGCTGGCCTGCGCCGACGACGCCACCAACCATCTGCGCCCGCTCCTCGCCGGCCAGACCGCCAAGGCGGGCGGCCCGGCCGCAGGAACCGACCCGTACAACACGGGCGCCGCCACCGCCCTGTGCGGCACCCTCGCGCAGAGCGCCCAGCCGAAGGTGTGAGATGGGCCGCGCGTGCTCTTCGGCTGCGGGTGGGTGGGGCTTCTCGCGCAGTTCCCCGCGCCCCTGAAAAGCAGGGGCTGCGCCCCGGGCTTTTCACGGCCGCAAGGGCCGTAGGCCCTCAAGGGGCGCGGGGAACTGCGCGACCAGCTCCCACCCACCCGCAGCCGACGTCTCACTCGTCGTCGCGGGGCCTGTCCTCCTGGGCCGTGTCCGTACCGCCGCCCTGACCCGGGCCGGCGTCGGTGGCCGTACCGCCGTTGCCGCCGCCGAACCCGCCGAAGCCGCGCCGGACCCGGCCACCGAGGTCGCCCGCGCCGCCCGCGATGTCGGTGACCAGCTTCATCAGCGGGTCCTTGGAGCTCTTCACGCTGCTCGTGTAGTGCGTCGCGGACTCGCGGAAGGAGTCGGTCACCGAGGTGTCCTTGTCCTCGCTGCGGCGCGGGTAGTGCCCGTCCATGATCCGCTGGAAGTCACGGGACTCGGCCCACTTCTTCAGCTCGGCCGCGCGCACCGTGGTGAAGGGGTGCGAGCGGGGCAGCACGTTGAGGATCTTGAGGACGGAGTCGCGCAGATCGCCCCCGGCCTCGTACTCCTCGGCCTGCGCGAGGAACGCGTCCACGTTCATCTCGTGCAGGTGGTTGCCGCCCGCGATCTTCATCAGACCGCGCATCGACGCCTGGACGTCCTGCCCGACCAGCAGACCCGCCCGGTCGGCGGACAGCTCCGACTTGCGGAACCACTCGCGCAGCGCGGTCACGATCGCCATGATCGCGAGGTTCCCCAACGGGATCCAGGCGACCTTCAGGGCGAGGCTCGTCAGGAAGAGCAGTATCGTCCGGTACACCGAGTGGCCGGAGAGCGCGTGGCCCACCTCGTGACCGATGACGGCCCGCATCTCCTCCTCGTCGAGCAGCTCGACGAGCCCGGTGGTCACGACGATGATCGGCTCGTCCAGACCGATGCACATCGCGTTCGGCTGCGGGTCCTGGTTCACGTACATCGGCGGGACCTTCTCCAGGTCCAGGATGTAACACGCGTCCCGCAGCATGTCGTTGAGGTGGGCGAACTGCTGGTCCGAGACCCGTACGGAGTCGGACAGGAACAGCAGCCTGAGGCTGCGCTCCGGCAGCAGGCCGCTGAGCGCCTTGAACACCGTGTCGAAGCCGCTGAGCTTGCGCAGCGCCACCAGCGCCGAGCGGTCCGCGGGGTGTTCGTACGCCCGGGAGGAGATCCCCTCGAAGCGCCTGCGCTGCCTGCTCGGCACGTTCTCGTGCCCGTTCTGCTCGTGGCTGTCGTCCGGCATGTTTCCCCCATGCTCTGTTTGCCCATGTTGCCCCCGAAGCGGGGTCCAGCCTAGGCGGAGTTACCGTGGCAGGGCATCAACCGTAAGGAGCGATCTCGATGGGACATCTCCCGCACCCGCCCGCGTCCGCCTGGCTCACCGAGGCCGCGGACGTCGCCGCGAAGGAACAGGGAGCGGGCAATCTGCTGCGTGTGGTGCTGATCGTGATGGTCCTGGGCTCCGTCCTGATGGCGTGGTTCCTGCTGCGTGGATACAAGCGGGACGACTGACGCCCGCCGACGACAAGGACGCCGGCGGCGCCCGAACGGTTGTCTCGTACGGGAACTACGCGTTCCGCGGCGCCCCCGTTCACCCCTGGGCGGAGTCGGCGTGATCGCCGGCGGACCCCCCGCATACGATGGGCGGGTCTTTATCCCGATCCCACACCCGGATAGGTCACGCCGACGATGAGCTTCCACAGCACCGCTGCCGACTTGGTCACTCTCGCCGCCGAGGGCGGCGGGGAGCACGGCGGCAACCACGAGAGCCTGAGCCCCTACCTGACCGGCGGCGGAGCCTTCGTCGCCCTGATGCTGCTGCTGTGGATCACCACCCGCTTCAACCGCGACCGCTAATCCGCGCAAAAGGACGTTCGAACGGTGCGCGTCGGCCGGGCCGGTAGGCTCTCCACGCATGGGAGAGCAGGAAACGCCTACCGGTCCGGAGCTCGACAGGGCGGCCGACCAGGCGAACGACACCACGGACGGCCGGGCCGACAGCGCCTCCGGCGCACCGGGAAACCGCCCGTCGCAGCCCGGTAGGCGCCGTCTCGGCGTCATGGGCGGCACGTTCGACCCGATCCACCACGGGCACCTCGTGGCGGCCCAGGAGGTCGCCGCCCAGTTCGGCCTCGACGAGGTCGTGTTCGTGCCGACCGGCCAACCCTGGCAGAAGTCCCACCGCACGGTTTCGCCGGCCGAGGACCGCTACCTGATGACGGTCATCGCCACGGCCGAGAACCCCCACTTCTCGGTGAGCCGCATCGACATCGACCGCAAGGGCCTCACCTACACCATCGACACCCTGCGCGAACTGCACGAACTCAACCCCGAGTCCGACCTCTTCTTCATCACCGGCGCCGACGCGCTCGGCCAGATCCTGACCTGGCGCGACGCCGACGAGCTGTTCTCCCTCGCGCACTTCATCGGGGTCACCCGTCCGGGTCACACCCTGGCCGACCCGGGCCTGCCCGCGGGCGGCGTCTCGCTGGTCGAGGTCCCGGCGCTCGCCATCTCCTCCACGGACTGCCGTGCGAGAGTCGCCAAGGGCGACCCCGTCTGGTACCTGGTGCCGGACGGCGTCGTGCGCTACATCGACAAGCGGCAGCTGTACCGCGGCGAGTGAGCCGAGAGGGGCACCGGTGAACGACCGATACGACGCCGGCTACGGGGGCGGCGAACAGAGTTACGAACTCGTCGGCTACGACGAGTACGGGCAGCCGGTGTACCGACAGGCGCCCACCCAGCAGGTGCCTCAGCAACAGGCGTACGACCCCTACGGGACACAGCAGCCCCAGGGGCAGCACCAGGGGTACGGCCAGGGCTACGGCTACGACCCGTACGGGACCGGCCAGGCCCAGCAGCACCCGCAGGGGTACGGCACGGGTTACGACACGGGCTACGACACCGGTCGGCAGACACCGGGGCAGGCCTACGACCCGTACGACCCCTACGGGCAGACGGCGGTCACCGGCCTGCAGGCCCCCGTCACGGAGCAGACCGCCTACATCCCGCAGCAGTCGGCACCGCCGACGACCACCGGGGAGAGCGGGCCCCTGGCCGACGACGTCTCCCCGGAGGGCGACTCCGAGGAGCGGGAGTACCGCACCGAGCAGTTCGCCTTCGTCGAGGAGCCCGACGGTGACTCCGAGGACGTCATCGACTGGCTGAACTTCACCGAGAACCGCACCGAACGCCGCGAGGAGGCCAAGCGGCGGGCCAAGAGCCGGATGGTCGCCCTGGTGGTGGTCCTCGCCCTGGTCGCGGTCGGCGGCGTCGGCTACCTGTGGTGGGCGGGCATGCTGCCCGGGGCGTCCTCGGACGAGCGGACCGGCACCACCACCTCCGCGGCCGCCCAGAAACGGGACGTGATCGTCGTCCACCTGCACGACACCAAGGGGGGCGGCACCTCCACGGCGCTGCTGGTGAACAACTCCACCACCGAGCGGGGCGCCACCGTCCTGATCCCCAACGCCCTCGCCCTCACCGGCGACGACGGCACCACGACCACCCTCGCCAAGTCCGTCGACGACGACGGCTCCTCCGGCACCCGCGACGCCCTCGACACCGTCCTCGGCACCGACATCGAGGGCACCTGGCGGCTCGACACCCCCTACCTGAACAACCTCGTCGGCCTCGTCGGCAACATCGACGTCGACACGAACACGGACGTGCCCGATCCCGAGGCCAAGAAGGGCGCCGCTCCCCTCGTCACCAAGGGCAAGGCGCAGACCCTCAGCGGCAAGATGGCCGTCGCCTACGCCACCTACCGGGCCTCCGGCGAGTCGCAGGACGCGCAGCTGAAGCGGTTCGGCCAGGTCATGCGGGGGGTGCTGCGCAAGCTGTCCGCCGACGCCCAGGCCGCCACCGTCACCGTGCAGTCGCTGGCCCAGATCCTCGACCCCTCCCTCAGCGACAAGGACCTCGGCACGTTCCTCGCCAAGCTCGCCGACCACGCCAAGGGCGGCGACTACACGACCGAGCTGCTGCCCGTCCAGCAGGACGGCACGCTCAGCGCCGAGGACTCCGACAGCGTGGTCAAGGACCTGCTCGGCGGCGCCGCGAAGAGCCCCGACGCCGGGGACGCCGTCCGGGTCGGCATCCGCAACGCCACCGGCCAGAAGGACGCCACCGAACAGGCCCGCGTCGTCGTCCTCAACGGCGGCTACACGTTCCTCGACGCCGGCACCACCGCCACCGCCCAGGCGACCTCCCGGGTCACCTACTCCG
The DNA window shown above is from Streptomyces akebiae and carries:
- the nadD gene encoding nicotinate-nucleotide adenylyltransferase, with translation MGEQETPTGPELDRAADQANDTTDGRADSASGAPGNRPSQPGRRRLGVMGGTFDPIHHGHLVAAQEVAAQFGLDEVVFVPTGQPWQKSHRTVSPAEDRYLMTVIATAENPHFSVSRIDIDRKGLTYTIDTLRELHELNPESDLFFITGADALGQILTWRDADELFSLAHFIGVTRPGHTLADPGLPAGGVSLVEVPALAISSTDCRARVAKGDPVWYLVPDGVVRYIDKRQLYRGE
- a CDS encoding SCO2583 family membrane protein produces the protein MGGPGNPPEGTPEGAPGGGEDEYRSVVFDESFVRAARLQEFSADERLSDHAPAVRRRPPIRRGLSRQVLVLVLLIALAFGTAIYMGVRHPYDTPAAGPTEPLRMTVIPLSPQSAVPGAPDAETLYAHSPAAQFRIGAEGITMPATRRTAHFTDSQVVSALTIAKEYLVASALDPEVLGGATVQPVRRLVDSDQLDQFEQSFDQPTADGRHAPTGWLVRFDPSRAELADRRIRVHGTLQAAEFDSGTLEVVAAHTLVYALRPTGDKADAEASLFTVRRELHFRFDQDDLRTHQAEVVVSYVQAGPLACADDATNHLRPLLAGQTAKAGGPAAGTDPYNTGAATALCGTLAQSAQPKV
- a CDS encoding glutamate-5-semialdehyde dehydrogenase, which translates into the protein MTSLSPYDSMTPVNRAAYRAKAAAADLAPLPRAHKDDALLAIADALEVRTSEIVEANAKDIERAREAGTSEAIVDRLTLTPERIRAIAADVRDVAALPDPVGEVVRGSTLPNGIDLRQVRVPLGVVGIIYEARPNVTVDAAALCLKSGNAVLLRGSSSAHESNTALVRVLRDAVGGAGLPADAVQLVPGESRESVRELMRARGLVDVLIPRGGASLIRTVVEESTVPVIETGTGNCHVYVDANADLDTAVEILINSKAHRVSVCNAAETLLVHQDIAPEFLPRALDALADAGVTVHADERVMAYAKDSKATVVEATTEDWETEYLSYDIAAAVVDSLDRAVEHIRLWSSGHTEAIVTTSQQAARRFTQLVDSTTVAVNASTRFTDGGQFGFGAEIGISTQKLHARGPMGLPELTSTKYIVTGDGHVRR
- a CDS encoding LCP family protein → MNDRYDAGYGGGEQSYELVGYDEYGQPVYRQAPTQQVPQQQAYDPYGTQQPQGQHQGYGQGYGYDPYGTGQAQQHPQGYGTGYDTGYDTGRQTPGQAYDPYDPYGQTAVTGLQAPVTEQTAYIPQQSAPPTTTGESGPLADDVSPEGDSEEREYRTEQFAFVEEPDGDSEDVIDWLNFTENRTERREEAKRRAKSRMVALVVVLALVAVGGVGYLWWAGMLPGASSDERTGTTTSAAAQKRDVIVVHLHDTKGGGTSTALLVNNSTTERGATVLIPNALALTGDDGTTTTLAKSVDDDGSSGTRDALDTVLGTDIEGTWRLDTPYLNNLVGLVGNIDVDTNTDVPDPEAKKGAAPLVTKGKAQTLSGKMAVAYATYRASGESQDAQLKRFGQVMRGVLRKLSADAQAATVTVQSLAQILDPSLSDKDLGTFLAKLADHAKGGDYTTELLPVQQDGTLSAEDSDSVVKDLLGGAAKSPDAGDAVRVGIRNATGQKDATEQARVVVLNGGYTFLDAGTTATAQATSRVTYSDAARKQDAIEVAKTLGLPTSAVKKGETTSNADVSVVLGQNYETTEPTGTTGTTGATGTTGTTGTTG
- a CDS encoding M48 family metallopeptidase gives rise to the protein MPDDSHEQNGHENVPSRQRRRFEGISSRAYEHPADRSALVALRKLSGFDTVFKALSGLLPERSLRLLFLSDSVRVSDQQFAHLNDMLRDACYILDLEKVPPMYVNQDPQPNAMCIGLDEPIIVVTTGLVELLDEEEMRAVIGHEVGHALSGHSVYRTILLFLTSLALKVAWIPLGNLAIMAIVTALREWFRKSELSADRAGLLVGQDVQASMRGLMKIAGGNHLHEMNVDAFLAQAEEYEAGGDLRDSVLKILNVLPRSHPFTTVRAAELKKWAESRDFQRIMDGHYPRRSEDKDTSVTDSFRESATHYTSSVKSSKDPLMKLVTDIAGGAGDLGGRVRRGFGGFGGGNGGTATDAGPGQGGGTDTAQEDRPRDDE
- a CDS encoding SCO2584 family spore wall biosynthesis protein — its product is MPEDVGGTPFPDGWEPDDDRDRGGMDEEFASVVFDEDFVRAAVVHEPTAVERLLAAAEARAAAQEAEARRAHSRGVRGDDDRYDDGFGPDGPGFGHGRDDDPDDFDDTEILEGRYGPDGLYGRPYGKQTRWHRPVAWVLALVMGIGMVALAFTAVYRGASSGRGEITPPATSGVEQKTPTGPSASADYSQPVVSADPRMP
- the proB gene encoding glutamate 5-kinase; protein product: MRDAHRIVVKVGSSSLTTASGGLDADRVDALVDVLAKVRSGGEREIVLVSSGAIAAGLAPLGLRRRPKDLARQQAAASVGQGLLVARYTASCARYGIRVGQVLLTSDDMSRRAHHRNASRTLDKLLAMGALPVVNENDTVATDEIRFGDNDRLAALVAHLVRADLLVLLSDVDGVYDGDPSRPGTSRIAEVRGPEDLAHVEIGSAGKAGVGTGGMVTKVEAAGIATGAGIPVVLTSAVHAADALAGGDTGTYFHPTGRRSADRLLWLQHASTPQGALVLDEGAVRAVVERRTSLLPAGIAAVEGDFTAGDPVELRDGTGRAVARGLVNFDAKEIPQLIGRSTRELARELGPAYEREVVHRDDLVLLHP